A portion of the Salmo trutta chromosome 1, fSalTru1.1, whole genome shotgun sequence genome contains these proteins:
- the LOC115192785 gene encoding scavenger receptor class A member 3, with product MKEIYCGYENQLFKEEDLSGEEEEMTSFRGRTRGGCVKCQQTRSLQLAVKVLYSFFAFLIIAVAVLASLVFRKVDNLSEKESFYHKKITKVQESIQDLSTVSNCSDCFNVAHFSEEISRLKGEFEDLQKMILGQEQVLDQASQTQQTLKSASSRMTRDMQNYSLSIRLINQSLERYVHQVDGWKVVITETDESMKTLSQDQYDLKATVNQVNTSVALSSLWMDTLQRKTDEETLVLQKMTADWQNYSRVLSGLKSNSSTTTQMVRSIQSSISATHQRISMSSEIVHDLTLQVMNLQMQLDNVTSFMDEHEENMHDLHYHSKYYENRTGERFITMDARMNSIEMEIDTISSSINATVSHVQSMYKYINIESTSCQTRLGGHTEDLHNLNTTVLLLMHLADTLRQQYMLLSVRLDVDVRNLFMVMEEMKLVDTHHTHVIQNFTILKGAPGPPGPKGNRGEGGAKGPVGLTGNKGDKGPAGNRGPLGEKGFIGPEGAQGEPGPIGARGGVGIKGANGSVGQPGPRGERGEKGDIGTVGKDGLPGPKGPMGIQGQAGLPGVHGLPGPRGKPGPVGPHGAPGPPGLPAYPATVS from the exons AAATCTATTGCGGATACGAGAACCAGCTCTTTAAAG AGGAGGATCTTagtggggaggaggaagagatgaCTTCCTTTAGAG GGAGAACCAGAGGTGGCTGTGTGAAATGCCAGCAGACACGTTCTCTGCAGCTGGCCGTTAAAGTGCTGTACAGTTTCTTTGCCTTCCTCATCAtagcagtggcagtgctggcatcACTTG TATTTAGGAAGGTCGACAACTTATCAGAAAAGGAATCCTTTTATCATAAGAAGATTACCAAGGTCCAGGAAAGTATACAAG ATCTTAGCACTGTCAGCAACTGCTCGGACTGCTTCAATGTGGCCCACTTCAGCGAGGAGATCAGTAGGCTGAAGGGGGAGTTTGAGGACCTCCAGAAGATGATCCTGGGTCAGGAGCAGGTCCTGGACCAGGCCTCCCAGACCCAGCAGACCCTGAAGTCAGCCAGCAGCAGGATGACCCGAGACATGCAGAACTACTCCCTGTCCATCAGGCTCATCAACCAGTCCCTGGAGCGTTACGTACACCAGGTTGACGGATGGAAGGTGGTCATCACCGAGACGGACGAGAGCATGAAGACTCTGTCTCAGGATCAGTATGACCTCAAGGCCACGGTGAATCAGGTCAACACCTCGGTGGCCCTCAGCTCCTTGTGGATGGACACCCTGCAGAGGAAGACCGACGAGGAGACGCTGGTCCTGCAGAAGATGACCGCTGACTGGCAGAACTACAGCCGGGTGTTGAGCGGTCTGAAGTCTAACTCCAGCACCACCACTCAGATGGTGAGGAGCATCCAGAGCAGCATCTCGGCCACGCACCAGAGGATCAGCATGAGCTCGGAGATAGTGCACGACCTTACCCTGCAGGTGATGAACCTGCAGATGCAGCTAGACAACGTCACCTCCTTCATGGACGAGCATGAGGAGAACATGCACGACCTCCACTACCACTCCAAGTACTACGAGAACCGGACGGGCGAGAGGTTCATCACCATGGACGCCCGCATGAACTCCATCGAGATGGAGATCGACACCATCTCGTCCAGCATCAATGCCACAGTGAGCCACGTGCAGAGCATGTACAAGTACATCAACATCGAGAGCACTTCGTGCCAGACGCGGCTTGGTGGCCACACGGAGGACCTGCACAACCTGAACACAACGGTGCTACTGCTGATGCACCTGGCTGACACTCTGAGGCAGCAGTACATGCTGCTGAGCGTCCGTCTAGACGTGGACGTCAGGAATCTGTTCATGGTCATGGAGGAGATGAAGCTAGTAGACACTCACCACACCCATGTCATCCAGAACTTCACCATTCTGAAAG GTGCACCTGGCCCACCAGGTCCGAAGGGCAACAGAGGGGAAGGAGGGGCCAAAGGTCCAGTTGGCCTGACAGGAAACAAAGGAGACAAAGGCCCAGCAGGGAACCGTGGCCCTCTGGGAGAGAAGGGCTTCATCGGGCCAGAGGGAGCTCAGGGGGAGCCAGGACCAATAGGAGCCAGAGGCGGAGTGGGGATCAAAGGGGCGAATGGTTCTGTGGGCCAGCCTGGCCCCcgtggagaaagaggagagaagggagatatAGGTACTGTTGGTAAGGATGGACTGCCAGGCCCCAAAGGGCCAATGGGAATACAGGGCCAAGCAGGGCTCCCAGGGGTGCATGGGCTACCCGGTCCAAGAGGAAAGCCTGGGCCTGTTGGTCCACACGGAGCCCCTGGCCCACCAGGCCTACCAGCTTACCCAGCCACAGTGTCTTGA